The following proteins come from a genomic window of Triticum aestivum cultivar Chinese Spring chromosome 6A, IWGSC CS RefSeq v2.1, whole genome shotgun sequence:
- the LOC123131573 gene encoding thiosulfate sulfurtransferase 18, which produces MGSLRSSTSAAVESVDAEAACGLLASEQYGYVDVRMWEDFEKGHVAGARNVPYYLSVTPHGKERNPDFVDQVAALHSKEDRFLVGCRSGVRSRLATADLVAAGFANVKNLQGGYLSLLKSTSYPQPQAASHQ; this is translated from the exons ATGGGCTCCCTGCGAAGCAGCACGAGCGCGGCGGTGGAGAGCGTGGACGCGGAGGCGGCGTGTGGGCTGCTGGCCTCGGAGCAGTACGGGTACGTGGACGTGCGGATGTGGGAGGACTTCGAAAAGGGCCATGTCGCCGGTGCACGCAACGTGCCCTACTACCTCTCCGTCACACCCCATGGCAAGGAGCGCAACCCGGACTTCGTCGACCAGGTTGCGGCGCTCCACTCCAAGGAGGACCGGTTCCTTGTTGGCTGCCGCTCTGGGGTCCGGTCCAGGCTCGCCACCGCAGACCTCGTCGCTGCT GGGTTCGCGAACGTGAAGAACCTGCAAGGCGGTTACCTCTCCTTGCTCAAGAGTACCAGTTACCCGCAGCCGCAAGCAGCAAGCCACCAATGA